The following proteins are encoded in a genomic region of Pirellulales bacterium:
- a CDS encoding DUF1501 domain-containing protein yields the protein MFDRLLGQTRRHFLRDSAMALGGVALALLEQEHSAAETRSAPTQSGPASDVDPFLPKPGHFAARAKNVIYLSMSGGPPHLDLFDYKPELVKRDGQDCPESLTQGKQFAFTTGTPKLLGTRQPFAQHGQCGAWMSQALPNLAGLADDLTIIKSMWTEQFNHGPAELLLYTGFPRAQGRASIGSWVTYGLGSESRDLPGYLVFVSGRSLPSAGKVAWGSGFLPSVYQGVQCRSGGDPVLYLSDPEGMDRSLRRLSLDALHELNTIEAQKLGQPETATRIAQYEMAYRMQTVVPETMDIAQEPAHVIADYGAEPGGASFANNCLLARRLVERGVRFVQLFDWGWDFHGTNPNEEIEAGLVNRCKSMDKPVAALIRDLKQRGMLDETLVVWSGEFGRTPFREGRTKDGKLLGRDHHPFSNTIFMAGGGLKRGITYGATDELGWAPVEKPVHPHDLQATMLHLLGLDHTRLTYRFQGRDFRLTDVRGEVVHDIIA from the coding sequence ATGTTTGACAGATTGTTGGGCCAAACGCGCCGCCATTTTCTGCGCGACTCGGCGATGGCGCTGGGAGGAGTCGCACTCGCGCTGTTGGAACAAGAACACAGTGCGGCAGAAACGCGCTCCGCGCCGACGCAATCAGGCCCTGCGTCCGACGTCGATCCTTTTCTTCCTAAGCCCGGACATTTCGCGGCGCGGGCCAAGAACGTGATTTATCTTTCGATGTCGGGCGGGCCGCCGCATCTCGACCTGTTCGATTACAAACCTGAGCTTGTCAAGCGCGACGGCCAGGATTGCCCCGAATCACTCACCCAGGGAAAGCAATTCGCTTTCACGACGGGAACACCGAAGCTGCTCGGCACTCGCCAGCCATTCGCCCAGCACGGGCAGTGCGGGGCCTGGATGTCGCAGGCGTTGCCGAATCTTGCCGGGCTGGCCGACGACTTGACGATCATCAAGTCGATGTGGACCGAGCAATTCAACCACGGTCCCGCTGAGTTGTTGCTGTACACTGGTTTCCCGCGCGCTCAGGGGCGCGCTTCGATCGGCTCGTGGGTTACGTACGGACTCGGCTCGGAAAGCCGCGACCTGCCGGGATATCTCGTTTTCGTTTCAGGCCGCTCGTTGCCTAGCGCCGGCAAGGTCGCCTGGGGCAGCGGGTTCCTGCCGTCGGTCTATCAAGGCGTGCAATGTCGCAGCGGTGGCGATCCTGTCTTATATCTCTCGGATCCCGAAGGGATGGACCGGTCGCTGCGCCGGCTCAGCCTCGACGCGCTACATGAGCTTAACACGATCGAAGCGCAGAAACTGGGCCAGCCCGAGACGGCCACCCGCATCGCGCAATACGAAATGGCGTATCGCATGCAAACGGTCGTGCCCGAAACGATGGACATCGCGCAAGAGCCAGCCCATGTGATTGCCGACTACGGGGCCGAGCCCGGCGGCGCAAGTTTCGCCAACAACTGCCTCTTGGCGCGCCGGCTGGTCGAGCGCGGCGTCCGCTTCGTGCAACTGTTCGACTGGGGTTGGGATTTCCACGGCACAAATCCCAACGAAGAAATCGAGGCCGGGCTCGTCAATCGCTGCAAATCGATGGACAAGCCCGTCGCTGCGCTGATCCGTGATCTGAAACAGCGCGGCATGCTCGACGAGACGCTGGTCGTGTGGTCGGGCGAGTTCGGGCGGACCCCGTTTCGCGAGGGGCGAACCAAAGATGGCAAGCTACTGGGCCGGGACCATCACCCGTTTTCGAACACGATCTTCATGGCCGGCGGCGGCTTGAAACGGGGCATTACCTACGGCGCGACCGACGAACTCGGCTGGGCGCCGGTCGAAAAGCCGGTCCATCCCCACGATCTGCAGGCCACGATGCTGCACCTGCTGGGGCTCGACCACACGCGGCTCACGTATCGCTTCCAGGGGCGCGACTTCCGTCTGACCGACGTCCGCGGCGAAGTCGTACACGACATCATCGCCTGA
- a CDS encoding sigma-70 family RNA polymerase sigma factor — MGQGDTTIALQRYLGELAQLDGGAPAEPIIRELIDGAVRRLHLLCQSLLVRSYPRLTRPPLNLQTEEMLSAVVDRLLKAMQEVRPTTVRQFFALANQHMRWELNDLARRLDSQGAAIGSGQELVPAPESSGSQLTQNAARMLAAIDALPEEEREVFDLVRIQGMPHTEAAGVLNISTKTVQRRLNRGLMMLANKLRDLEPDAAAD; from the coding sequence ATGGGTCAAGGTGATACGACAATTGCCCTGCAGCGCTACCTGGGCGAGTTAGCCCAGTTAGACGGTGGCGCGCCGGCCGAGCCGATTATTCGTGAATTGATCGATGGTGCGGTCCGCCGCCTGCACCTGCTCTGTCAGAGCCTGCTAGTGCGCAGTTATCCGCGCCTGACGCGCCCCCCGCTCAACTTGCAGACCGAGGAAATGCTCAGCGCCGTCGTCGATCGGCTGCTAAAAGCGATGCAAGAGGTTCGCCCCACGACCGTTCGCCAGTTCTTTGCCCTGGCCAACCAGCATATGCGTTGGGAACTGAATGACCTGGCCCGCCGCTTAGATAGTCAGGGGGCCGCGATTGGATCAGGGCAAGAGTTGGTCCCAGCCCCCGAAAGTAGTGGATCGCAGCTAACGCAGAATGCTGCCCGAATGTTGGCCGCGATCGATGCATTGCCCGAAGAGGAACGCGAAGTGTTCGATCTGGTGCGCATCCAAGGCATGCCCCATACCGAGGCGGCCGGCGTACTGAATATCTCGACGAAAACCGTACAGCGGCGATTGAACCGAGGGCTGATGATGCTTGCCAACAAGCTGCGCGATCTCGAACCGGACGCCGCGGCCGATTAA
- a CDS encoding protein kinase: MATDIQIDELIEIILETNRTPEEVCAQHPELLDDVRRQLLLLRNVEAQILTLFPTTGDSVAAPSHNWNRKPVIPGYEIESTLGQGGMGVVYKATQLNLNRSVALKMLLAGVHASPQDHMRFVREAEAVASLRHPHIVQVFDVDDVDGHPFYTMEYVEGGSLAKRLAEARQPIRDSAQLLATVAHAVEAAHQNGIIHRDLKPANILLTAEGSPKISDFGLARRIDLDMQLTYTGIRLGTPSYMAPEQMTGKSSAADPAVDIFALGAILYEMLTGGPPFRGETLSETEQRLISQEATPPSRLNPKVPRDLETICLRCLEKDPRKRYATAAELAADLERFLRHEPIHARPVRPTERAWRWVRRNPLLTALAVTGTVLVIIVASDVAHQWSMAATRRSEKVRLTARYESGVRALLEGRYAEARAVLVKLGDGGFKDIRQRIDRTVADLDDIEELDRIREERRLALNGIDGARFLNPRAAAKYEKVFARIGLGPVHDDPELVASRFTDSDIKRKLVIGLDDWSLCETDESRQQWLLELARRLDADDFGWRHRMRDPANWHRAEALSHLASTALAADPTVQLLGVLGERLDAVGLDATAFMKQVQSTHPDSFYANLALADTLRNDNAAESIRYYQAALALRPTAAAAHNNLAAALLALDRTQEAVAHYRKALQHEGCPGFVHYNLGLSLLASGDAAEAIENFQWAIKSLPNFPEGHIALGKALFQQQRYAEAATAFVECLRLLPESAPTRAAIEEQLRHCELSHHDATSRPPDAKSGATKANF, from the coding sequence ATGGCGACCGACATACAGATCGACGAGCTGATCGAGATCATTCTCGAAACCAACCGGACCCCGGAAGAAGTCTGCGCGCAGCATCCCGAGTTGTTGGATGACGTGCGCCGGCAGCTACTGCTGCTGCGCAATGTCGAGGCGCAGATTCTCACCCTGTTTCCCACGACCGGCGATTCCGTTGCAGCGCCGTCCCACAACTGGAACCGCAAGCCCGTCATTCCCGGCTACGAGATCGAATCGACTCTCGGTCAAGGCGGAATGGGGGTTGTCTACAAAGCGACGCAACTGAACCTGAATCGCTCCGTTGCGCTCAAGATGTTGCTGGCCGGCGTGCATGCCAGTCCCCAGGATCATATGCGCTTCGTGCGCGAAGCCGAAGCCGTTGCCAGCCTGCGCCATCCCCATATCGTGCAGGTCTTCGACGTCGACGACGTCGATGGGCATCCGTTCTATACGATGGAATACGTCGAGGGGGGCAGCCTTGCCAAGCGGCTGGCCGAAGCTCGCCAACCGATTCGAGACTCGGCACAGCTGCTTGCCACCGTGGCCCACGCCGTCGAGGCGGCGCATCAAAACGGAATCATCCACCGCGACCTCAAGCCCGCCAATATTTTGCTCACCGCCGAGGGCTCGCCCAAGATCAGCGATTTCGGGCTCGCCCGTCGCATCGATTTGGACATGCAGCTGACCTATACCGGGATCAGACTCGGTACGCCCAGCTACATGGCGCCCGAGCAAATGACCGGCAAGTCGTCCGCAGCAGACCCTGCGGTCGACATTTTTGCGCTAGGGGCGATTCTCTACGAAATGCTCACCGGCGGACCGCCGTTCCGCGGCGAAACTCTTTCCGAAACCGAGCAACGACTGATCTCGCAGGAAGCGACTCCCCCCTCGCGGCTCAATCCAAAGGTTCCCCGCGATCTTGAGACGATCTGTCTGAGGTGCCTCGAGAAGGATCCTCGTAAGCGCTACGCTACGGCCGCCGAGCTGGCCGCCGACTTGGAACGTTTCCTCCGGCACGAGCCGATTCATGCGCGACCGGTGAGGCCGACCGAACGGGCCTGGCGATGGGTTCGAAGAAATCCACTCCTCACGGCCCTGGCCGTGACGGGGACGGTGCTGGTCATCATCGTCGCGAGCGACGTCGCCCACCAGTGGTCGATGGCCGCGACGCGACGTTCGGAAAAGGTTCGGCTCACCGCGCGGTACGAATCGGGCGTTCGCGCGCTCCTGGAAGGGCGCTATGCCGAGGCACGCGCCGTGCTGGTCAAACTGGGGGATGGTGGATTCAAAGATATACGCCAGCGCATCGATCGGACAGTTGCCGATCTGGACGACATAGAAGAGCTTGACCGCATCCGTGAAGAGCGCCGCCTGGCGCTAAACGGGATCGACGGCGCCCGATTTCTGAATCCACGCGCCGCGGCAAAATACGAAAAGGTCTTTGCCCGCATTGGCCTGGGGCCGGTCCATGATGATCCCGAACTGGTGGCCAGTCGCTTCACCGACTCCGACATCAAAAGGAAGTTGGTGATCGGATTGGATGATTGGTCGCTGTGCGAGACCGACGAAAGCCGGCAGCAATGGCTGCTGGAGCTCGCGCGCCGGCTCGACGCGGACGACTTCGGCTGGCGGCACCGCATGCGCGATCCGGCCAATTGGCACCGCGCCGAGGCGCTCTCGCACTTGGCTTCCACGGCGCTGGCGGCCGATCCTACGGTTCAATTGCTGGGAGTCCTCGGAGAGCGGTTGGATGCGGTCGGCCTGGATGCGACGGCGTTCATGAAACAAGTGCAGTCAACCCATCCCGATAGTTTTTACGCCAACCTGGCGCTCGCCGACACACTGCGCAACGACAACGCGGCCGAATCCATCCGCTATTACCAGGCAGCATTGGCATTGCGACCCACCGCGGCAGCGGCGCACAACAACCTGGCCGCGGCGCTATTGGCGCTCGACAGAACCCAAGAGGCCGTCGCTCATTACAGGAAAGCTCTCCAACACGAGGGCTGCCCGGGCTTCGTCCATTACAACCTGGGGCTCTCGTTGCTTGCATCGGGCGATGCCGCGGAAGCGATCGAGAATTTCCAATGGGCGATTAAATCGTTGCCCAACTTTCCCGAGGGCCATATCGCACTCGGCAAGGCCCTGTTCCAGCAGCAGCGTTACGCCGAAGCGGCGACCGCATTCGTCGAATGCCTGCGTCTGCTTCCCGAGTCCGCGCCGACACGAGCCGCGATCGAAGAGCAGTTGCGCCATTGCGAACTTTCGCACCATGATGCAACCTCCAGGCCACCCGACGCCAAAAGTGGCGCGACGAAAGCCAATTTCTAG
- a CDS encoding DNA starvation/stationary phase protection protein produces MGTHQPPVKDQTPAALATPTDLERQGVEEIAAELKMVLADVFALYVKTKNFHWHMSGPHFRDYHLLLDEQSDQIFAMTDDIAERARKIGGTSLRSIADIARHQRLQDNDEEFVSPRSMLTELCDDNKRLTKSLREAHEVCDRHNDVATTSLIENWIDETERRTWFLFEASRDK; encoded by the coding sequence ATGGGAACTCATCAACCACCGGTCAAGGATCAGACACCCGCGGCCCTTGCCACGCCGACGGATCTTGAACGTCAGGGTGTCGAAGAGATTGCCGCAGAATTGAAGATGGTTCTGGCGGACGTTTTTGCCCTGTACGTGAAAACGAAGAATTTCCACTGGCACATGAGCGGGCCGCATTTTCGCGATTATCACCTGCTGCTCGACGAACAGTCGGACCAGATCTTCGCCATGACGGACGATATTGCCGAGCGAGCCCGCAAGATCGGCGGCACGTCGTTGCGATCGATCGCGGATATCGCGCGTCATCAGCGTCTGCAAGACAATGATGAAGAGTTCGTATCGCCGCGAAGCATGCTGACCGAGTTGTGCGACGACAACAAGCGGTTGACGAAGTCGCTGCGCGAGGCGCACGAGGTCTGCGATCGGCATAACGATGTGGCGACGACCAGCTTGATCGAGAATTGGATCGACGAGACCGAACGCCGCACGTGGTTCCTGTTCGAGGCCTCGCGCGATAAGTAA
- a CDS encoding alpha/beta hydrolase: MPIVHTLHQVRPMFVFAVLCLALMANPEAIIRAASAEESDVKRTEDVIYGRKFGTALTMDVFQPAKPNGAAVIFCVSGGWFSAHESINTGFGAELLKRGYTVFAVVHGSQPKFTITEVLQDMHRAVRYIRAHAKDYGIDPNRIGISGASAGGHLSLMQGTAGTPGDADAKDPIDRESSRVQAVGCYFPPTDFLNYGQPGENAMGRGVLKDLRAPFDFEEFDKETKHFVPITDEARLVAIGKEISPVTHVTADDPPTLIIHGDADKLVPIQQAQSIIEKLNAASVPTKLVVKEGKAHGWDNLTADMTVIADWFDKYLAAPAAK; encoded by the coding sequence ATGCCGATCGTCCATACACTTCATCAAGTTCGTCCGATGTTCGTTTTTGCCGTCCTGTGCCTGGCGCTCATGGCGAATCCTGAAGCCATCATCCGTGCGGCTTCGGCAGAGGAATCTGACGTCAAGCGGACCGAGGACGTGATCTATGGCCGCAAGTTCGGCACGGCGCTGACGATGGATGTCTTTCAGCCGGCGAAGCCAAACGGCGCCGCGGTGATCTTCTGTGTCAGCGGCGGCTGGTTCTCGGCACATGAATCAATCAATACCGGGTTCGGCGCCGAGCTGCTGAAGCGCGGATATACGGTTTTTGCCGTGGTCCACGGCAGCCAACCAAAGTTCACGATTACCGAGGTGCTGCAGGACATGCACCGCGCGGTGCGTTACATTCGCGCGCATGCGAAGGATTACGGCATCGATCCGAATCGAATCGGCATCAGCGGAGCCTCGGCCGGCGGCCATTTGTCATTGATGCAGGGAACGGCCGGCACGCCGGGTGATGCCGACGCCAAGGATCCCATCGATCGCGAGAGCAGCCGTGTGCAGGCGGTGGGCTGTTATTTTCCGCCAACCGATTTCCTGAACTACGGTCAGCCAGGCGAGAACGCGATGGGACGCGGCGTGCTGAAAGACCTGCGCGCGCCGTTCGACTTCGAGGAGTTCGACAAGGAAACAAAGCACTTTGTACCAATCACGGACGAAGCGCGTCTGGTGGCAATCGGCAAGGAGATTTCACCGGTAACGCACGTCACGGCGGACGATCCGCCGACACTGATCATTCACGGCGACGCCGACAAGCTGGTGCCGATTCAGCAGGCGCAGTCGATCATCGAGAAGCTGAACGCGGCGAGTGTGCCGACAAAGCTGGTCGTGAAAGAAGGGAAAGCCCACGGTTGGGACAATTTGACGGCCGACATGACGGTCATCGCCGATTGGTTCGACAAGTACCTGGCAGCGCCAGCCGCCAAGTAA
- a CDS encoding PSD1 and planctomycete cytochrome C domain-containing protein produces the protein MYFLRRAMPVIVHGLGLLVALNGIGGAFGADDGRAPDYLRNVRPILASHCFQCHGADDAARQAGLRLDEAAAAVAPLASGHRAIVPGQPDESELIARITASDADTAMPPAETGKKLSAAEIKTLRDWIGAGANYAKHWAYVKPARPTLPALRDATWPRGAIDQFVLTRLEAEGLTPSPPADREILIRRLSLDLLGLPPTPAEVQAFASDARPEAYTELVDRLLTKPDYGERWAAVWLDLARYADSQGYAPDGPRTIWRWRDWVIQALNNNMPYDRFTIEQLAGDLLPDATTMQIAATGFQRNTQLNTEGGVNLEEFRHAAVVDRVNTTFAVWMGTTMVCAQCHHHKYDPFSQRDYYQIFSIFNNTDDFNTDNPVLDTPRVGRDLDFAQVKTELVVAQRQWDDATKLRDATQPDWEQTFAAKPSSESAAKEGGSGEAGSTPAAVPGALPKEIVEILAVAQDNRDKKQQEKLQSYHRRLSSDWKAVNDRLESLKDNLEKISSTVPIMRDGTPRPSFVYLRGEYQSPGEAVTPGVPAALHPAPSDAKLDRLGLARWLVDAENPLTARVAVNRLWQELFGTGIVETAEEFGTQGEPPSHPELLDWLAVEYRESGWNTKHLLRLIVTSATYQQSAAVNASLVERDPHNRLLARGPHLRLSAEMLRDQALFVSGLLSTTMYGPPVQPPQPSLGLAAAFGGSTDWKTSDGEDSHRRAIYTRWRRNLPYPSIVAFDAPERNVCAVRRMRTNTPLQALVTLNDPVFVECAQALARRAIRANATSETDRAAWLFRQTVGRSPSPAEAQRLADLQVQARTTLERDPAKADALATKPLGPLPEGISAADAAAWTVVANVVLNLDETLTKP, from the coding sequence GTGTACTTCCTGCGACGAGCGATGCCGGTCATAGTCCACGGCCTAGGGCTGCTCGTCGCACTAAATGGAATCGGCGGCGCTTTCGGTGCGGACGACGGTCGGGCTCCGGACTATTTACGCAATGTGCGGCCGATCCTGGCCAGTCATTGCTTTCAATGTCACGGCGCTGATGACGCCGCCCGTCAAGCAGGGCTGCGCCTCGACGAGGCCGCTGCGGCCGTGGCTCCTCTGGCAAGTGGTCACCGCGCGATCGTCCCCGGCCAGCCCGACGAGAGCGAGTTGATCGCTCGCATCACGGCGAGCGATGCCGACACGGCGATGCCCCCCGCCGAGACCGGCAAAAAGCTGTCAGCCGCTGAAATTAAAACGCTGCGCGATTGGATCGGCGCCGGCGCGAACTACGCGAAGCATTGGGCCTACGTGAAACCGGCGCGGCCAACACTCCCCGCGCTGCGCGACGCGACCTGGCCGCGCGGCGCGATCGATCAATTCGTACTCACGCGTTTAGAAGCAGAGGGGCTCACTCCTTCACCGCCGGCCGATCGCGAAATCCTCATCCGGCGCCTTTCGCTCGACCTGCTCGGGCTGCCGCCGACTCCCGCAGAAGTTCAAGCCTTCGCCAGCGACGCTCGCCCCGAGGCCTATACCGAGTTGGTCGACCGTCTGCTGACGAAACCGGATTACGGCGAGCGTTGGGCCGCGGTGTGGCTCGACCTGGCCCGCTATGCCGACTCGCAAGGTTACGCCCCGGACGGACCGCGCACGATCTGGCGCTGGCGCGATTGGGTGATCCAGGCGCTGAACAACAACATGCCGTACGACCGGTTCACGATCGAACAACTGGCCGGCGACCTGTTGCCCGATGCGACCACGATGCAGATCGCAGCAACCGGTTTCCAGCGCAACACGCAACTGAATACCGAGGGGGGCGTCAATCTCGAAGAGTTTCGCCACGCCGCCGTTGTCGATCGCGTGAATACGACCTTCGCCGTGTGGATGGGGACCACGATGGTGTGCGCCCAATGCCATCATCACAAGTACGACCCGTTCAGCCAGCGCGACTACTATCAGATCTTTTCGATCTTCAACAACACGGACGACTTCAACACCGATAATCCTGTACTCGACACGCCGCGCGTCGGACGCGATCTTGATTTCGCGCAAGTAAAGACGGAACTCGTCGTCGCCCAGCGGCAATGGGACGACGCCACGAAGCTGCGCGACGCGACCCAGCCCGACTGGGAGCAGACGTTCGCGGCAAAACCTTCGTCCGAATCAGCAGCCAAAGAGGGAGGATCAGGCGAAGCGGGATCGACCCCCGCTGCTGTGCCAGGCGCGCTTCCCAAAGAGATCGTCGAAATCCTGGCCGTAGCGCAGGACAATCGCGACAAGAAGCAACAGGAGAAGCTGCAGTCTTACCATCGCCGCTTGTCGAGCGACTGGAAAGCCGTCAACGACCGGCTCGAATCCCTGAAGGACAACTTGGAGAAGATCAGCTCGACCGTGCCGATCATGCGCGATGGCACACCGCGCCCCAGCTTCGTTTATCTGCGCGGCGAATACCAAAGCCCTGGCGAAGCCGTGACCCCGGGCGTCCCCGCGGCGCTGCATCCCGCACCCAGCGACGCAAAGCTCGATCGGCTGGGGCTTGCACGCTGGCTGGTCGATGCCGAGAATCCGCTCACGGCGCGTGTGGCCGTGAATCGCCTGTGGCAAGAACTGTTCGGCACCGGCATCGTCGAAACGGCCGAAGAATTTGGTACGCAGGGAGAGCCTCCTTCGCATCCCGAGCTGTTGGATTGGCTGGCCGTCGAGTATCGCGAAAGCGGCTGGAACACCAAGCACCTGCTGAGGCTGATCGTCACGTCGGCCACGTATCAGCAGTCGGCCGCGGTGAACGCGTCGCTCGTCGAACGCGACCCGCACAATCGTCTGCTCGCTCGCGGCCCGCATCTGCGCCTCTCGGCCGAGATGTTGCGCGATCAGGCGCTCTTCGTCTCGGGCTTGTTGAGCACGACGATGTACGGTCCGCCGGTGCAGCCGCCGCAGCCTTCGCTGGGACTGGCCGCGGCCTTCGGCGGCTCGACCGATTGGAAAACCAGCGACGGCGAGGACAGTCATCGGCGCGCCATCTACACCCGGTGGCGTCGCAACTTGCCCTATCCGTCGATCGTGGCATTCGACGCTCCGGAACGAAACGTGTGCGCAGTGCGCCGCATGCGCACGAACACGCCGCTGCAAGCCCTGGTGACGCTCAATGATCCGGTATTCGTCGAGTGCGCCCAGGCATTGGCGCGGCGCGCGATCAGGGCGAACGCAACTAGCGAAACCGATCGTGCCGCGTGGCTATTCCGACAAACCGTCGGTCGATCGCCATCGCCCGCCGAAGCGCAGCGCCTGGCGGACCTGCAAGTGCAGGCCCGCACAACGCTCGAGCGCGATCCGGCCAAAGCCGACGCGCTGGCGACGAAGCCACTCGGTCCGTTGCCCGAGGGAATCAGCGCGGCCGATGCGGCAGCCTGGACCGTGGTGGCCAACGTAGTACTAAATCTGGACGAGACACTGACAAAGCCCTGA
- a CDS encoding RluA family pseudouridine synthase produces MTILNRIKVCGTEPLLACLIDKMELKRKDIKNLLKAGAVTVNGLPVTQFDHLLSAADEVVVSDLRTAVAAGDLRRARIQVVYEDDWLIVLEKPAGMLTVATASEKTDTLFRRLTHYLRGHSSTAPGRAFVVHRLDQETSGLVLFAKNESIRERLQDDWGAIEKRYQAVIIGVPDPTQGLIATYLTETTALQVFSNDHQTQGSRLAKTHYRLLRTWGDVSLLELRLETGRKHQIRVHLAEIGCPVVGDTRYNAKDRSGERLALHATSLEMVHPQSGNPLRFESALPAAIRKLVPRSTG; encoded by the coding sequence ATGACGATCCTCAATCGAATTAAGGTCTGCGGCACTGAACCGTTGCTGGCCTGTCTCATCGACAAAATGGAGTTGAAGCGCAAGGACATCAAGAATTTGCTCAAGGCGGGGGCCGTGACCGTCAATGGGCTGCCAGTGACGCAGTTCGACCACCTTTTATCGGCCGCTGACGAGGTGGTTGTCAGCGATCTACGCACCGCCGTTGCTGCCGGGGATCTCAGGCGCGCTCGCATTCAAGTCGTCTACGAAGATGATTGGCTGATCGTGCTCGAAAAGCCCGCCGGAATGTTGACCGTCGCGACAGCCAGCGAAAAGACCGATACGCTCTTCCGCCGGCTCACTCATTACCTGCGAGGCCATTCCTCGACAGCGCCAGGACGGGCATTCGTCGTGCATCGACTTGATCAAGAGACCTCGGGATTAGTACTATTCGCCAAAAATGAATCGATTCGAGAGCGCTTGCAAGATGACTGGGGGGCCATCGAGAAACGGTATCAGGCAGTAATCATCGGCGTGCCCGACCCGACGCAGGGATTAATCGCCACCTATTTGACGGAGACCACAGCTCTGCAAGTATTCAGCAACGACCATCAGACGCAGGGCTCGCGCCTGGCGAAGACTCATTACCGGCTGCTGCGAACGTGGGGCGATGTTTCGCTGCTGGAGTTGCGCTTGGAAACCGGACGCAAGCATCAGATCCGCGTTCATCTGGCCGAGATTGGCTGTCCGGTCGTCGGAGATACGCGCTACAATGCAAAGGACCGAAGCGGCGAACGGCTTGCTTTGCACGCGACGAGCCTCGAGATGGTGCATCCCCAGAGCGGCAATCCGCTGCGATTTGAATCAGCGCTGCCGGCCGCTATACGAAAGCTCGTTCCGCGGTCAACCGGTTGA
- a CDS encoding SDR family oxidoreductase, which produces MSRAIFITGYPGFIAGELLERFLAEPETTVRLLVIPTMRAVAEAARDAIPHGRERTEIILGDITRPQLGLDEDARRRMAAEVDTVYHLAAIYDLATPHTISQLVNVTGTKNVLDFCETLPKLSRLIYFSTAYVSGTRTGRVLEDELEQAKSWKNYYELTKWDAEVAVRARWNRIPTIIIRPGVVVGDSRTGEINKYDGPYFVIRALAALEKSGWIRWSRYFWYGGRDTRFYMVPVDFICDATEYLAKKPDAAGKSYHVLPNPAVTMGEMAAAMFQAFGVRPPPYSAPPWLGKLTFKLFPVLSRALQFPPEVFAYMKHDVEYDTRNLDAALAGSGIRCAAPRDCIPAMVDYVRRHPEIPANFGANATSLPERVTTS; this is translated from the coding sequence ATGTCACGGGCAATATTCATCACGGGCTATCCCGGCTTCATCGCTGGGGAACTACTTGAGCGCTTTCTTGCCGAGCCGGAAACGACGGTGCGCTTGCTGGTGATCCCGACCATGCGCGCCGTGGCCGAGGCGGCGCGCGACGCCATCCCGCACGGCCGCGAGCGCACCGAGATCATTCTGGGAGATATCACGCGGCCGCAGTTGGGCCTGGATGAAGACGCCCGGAGGCGCATGGCCGCCGAGGTCGACACCGTCTACCACTTGGCCGCGATCTACGACCTGGCGACACCGCACACGATCTCGCAACTGGTCAATGTGACCGGCACGAAGAACGTGCTCGATTTTTGCGAGACGTTGCCGAAATTGTCGCGTTTGATCTATTTTTCCACGGCATACGTTTCTGGCACGCGCACCGGCCGCGTGCTGGAAGACGAACTCGAACAGGCCAAGAGTTGGAAGAACTATTACGAGCTGACGAAGTGGGACGCTGAGGTTGCGGTCCGCGCGCGGTGGAATCGCATTCCGACCATCATCATTCGGCCTGGCGTCGTCGTCGGCGATTCACGCACCGGTGAGATCAACAAATACGACGGGCCGTACTTCGTGATTCGGGCGCTGGCGGCACTCGAAAAGAGCGGTTGGATCCGCTGGAGCCGGTACTTTTGGTACGGTGGACGGGACACGCGTTTTTACATGGTGCCGGTCGATTTCATTTGCGACGCGACCGAGTATCTGGCCAAGAAGCCCGACGCGGCGGGCAAATCTTATCACGTGCTGCCAAATCCGGCCGTGACGATGGGCGAGATGGCCGCCGCGATGTTCCAGGCCTTCGGCGTACGTCCGCCCCCCTATAGCGCGCCTCCGTGGCTGGGGAAACTGACGTTCAAATTGTTTCCGGTCCTGTCGCGGGCACTACAGTTTCCGCCCGAGGTATTTGCGTACATGAAGCATGACGTCGAGTACGACACGCGCAATCTGGATGCGGCGCTCGCCGGCTCGGGCATTCGCTGCGCGGCGCCGCGCGACTGCATCCCGGCGATGGTCGATTACGTGCGCCGCCACCCCGAGATTCCCGCGAACTTCGGCGCAAACGCCACGAGCCTGCCGGAGCGTGTGACCACTTCGTAG